In bacterium, the following are encoded in one genomic region:
- a CDS encoding Trp family transcriptional regulator, whose translation MKNLNQFSSRSEWEKFLWDEILLKITTIRSSDDIRKFLDQLISDYEKKLILRRATIMLMIRDGLSYREIGKILWTSPLTVKSVKEVMLDKSNYRPHRSRHAKAGVRGIKPQNLDVVGKISGILESLLMELGEYLVAMQEGYSNPSKRWEFIRKRI comes from the coding sequence ATGAAAAACCTAAATCAATTTTCTTCTCGCAGTGAATGGGAGAAGTTTTTATGGGATGAAATTTTATTAAAAATAACAACAATCCGATCAAGCGATGATATAAGGAAATTCTTGGATCAATTGATCAGTGATTATGAAAAGAAATTAATCTTACGCCGCGCGACGATTATGTTGATGATTCGAGATGGTTTGAGTTATCGAGAAATAGGAAAAATACTTTGGACATCTCCATTAACGGTAAAGTCTGTTAAGGAGGTAATGCTCGATAAGTCCAATTATAGACCTCATCGATCCCGTCATGCCAAAGCCGGGGTTCGCGGCATAAAGCCGCAAAATCTAGACGTTGTAGGAAAAATTTCCGGTATTTTAGAAAGTCTGCTTATGGAGTTGGGGGAATATTTGGTGGCGATGCAGGAAGGGTATTCCAATCCGAGTAAGCGGTGGGAATTTATAAGAAAAAGAATTTAG
- the rpmA gene encoding 50S ribosomal protein L27, whose protein sequence is MAHTKSGGSTKLGRDSASKRLGVKINDNQPVKAGEIIIRQRGTHYLAGKNVKQGGDDTLYAMKTGVAKYTTGKKIRFDGSSRHIKTVSVI, encoded by the coding sequence ATGGCACATACAAAATCAGGCGGTTCAACAAAACTAGGGCGCGACTCAGCAAGTAAGCGGCTAGGAGTTAAAATAAACGACAATCAACCCGTAAAAGCCGGGGAAATTATAATTCGACAAAGGGGCACTCACTATCTGGCCGGAAAGAATGTGAAGCAAGGAGGTGACGACACTTTGTACGCCATGAAAACGGGAGTGGCTAAATACACAACCGGCAAAAAAATCCGCTTTGACGGCTCCTCTCGCCACATTAAGACTGTGTCAGTAATTTAA
- the rplI gene encoding 50S ribosomal protein L9 encodes MRVLLLQDVKKVGRKHDIKEVSDGYARNFLLARKLAVPADATALKIKASAEKKEQELLAKYSAEVVRLKSEVLEFPVRSGSKGEVFGSVTVADIKKALEAKGFSDCEVELEQSLRFLGEREVEVVFGKGIRGKVKVKLLTQS; translated from the coding sequence ATGCGGGTATTACTACTTCAAGACGTGAAAAAAGTCGGGCGGAAGCACGATATTAAAGAGGTGTCTGACGGTTACGCCAGAAATTTTTTGTTAGCCAGAAAATTGGCTGTGCCGGCTGATGCCACTGCTTTGAAAATTAAAGCTTCGGCGGAAAAAAAGGAGCAGGAATTGCTGGCAAAATATTCCGCTGAAGTTGTTAGGTTGAAGAGTGAAGTTTTGGAATTTCCGGTTCGCTCCGGAAGCAAGGGCGAAGTGTTCGGCTCGGTAACGGTTGCTGATATCAAAAAAGCCCTTGAAGCGAAGGGCTTTAGTGATTGCGAGGTTGAGTTGGAGCAGTCGTTGCGTTTCTTAGGAGAGCGGGAAGTGGAGGTGGTGTTCGGAAAAGGAATCCGCGGGAAAGTGAAAGTTAAATTACTGACACAGTCTTAA